Proteins encoded together in one Streptomyces sp. NA04227 window:
- a CDS encoding ECF subfamily RNA polymerase sigma factor, BldN family: MYPHVGVDASGLATLRGAVIDRLRDLVPLAYNVPTAYAVPALAGPRTATGGGPSGPCYAMANSHAAVGRRTRPTSTSSSSSATARRPAADSDSARMMELVERAQSGETEAFGRLYDQYSDTVYRYIYYRVGGKATAEDLTSETFLRALRRIGTFTYQGRDFGAWLVTIARNLVADHFKSSRFRLEVTTGEMLDANEVERSPEESVLESLSNAALLEAVRRLNPQQQECVTLRFLQGLSVAETARVMGKNEGAIKTLQYRAVRTLARLLPEDAR; this comes from the coding sequence GTGTACCCACACGTCGGGGTTGACGCCTCGGGCCTGGCTACGCTGCGTGGAGCGGTCATCGACCGTCTGCGCGATCTCGTCCCCCTCGCGTACAACGTCCCCACCGCGTATGCCGTCCCCGCCCTCGCCGGACCGCGAACCGCCACCGGCGGCGGCCCCTCCGGTCCCTGCTACGCCATGGCCAACAGCCACGCCGCGGTCGGCCGCCGCACCCGTCCCACCAGCACCTCGTCCTCGTCCTCCGCCACCGCCCGCCGTCCCGCGGCGGACAGCGACAGCGCGCGGATGATGGAGCTCGTCGAACGCGCCCAGTCCGGCGAGACGGAGGCCTTCGGCCGCCTCTACGACCAGTACAGCGACACCGTCTACCGGTACATCTACTACCGGGTGGGCGGAAAGGCCACGGCCGAGGACCTGACCAGCGAGACCTTCCTGCGCGCGCTGCGCAGGATCGGCACCTTCACCTACCAGGGGCGCGACTTCGGCGCCTGGCTGGTCACGATCGCGCGCAATCTGGTCGCGGACCACTTCAAGTCGAGCCGGTTCCGGCTCGAAGTGACCACCGGCGAAATGCTCGACGCCAACGAGGTCGAGCGCAGCCCCGAGGAGTCCGTCCTCGAATCACTGTCCAACGCCGCCCTGCTCGAAGCGGTACGCAGACTCAACCCGCAACAGCAGGAGTGTGTGACCCTGCGCTTCCTCCAGGGCCTCTCGGTCGCCGAGACCGCCCGGGTCATGGGCAAGAACGAGGGCGCTATCAAGACGCTCCAGTACCGGGCCGTGCGCACGCTCGCCCGGCTGCTTCCGGAGGACGCGCGCTGA
- a CDS encoding HAD family phosphatase produces MAALGWLTSRRRSATALSVLAGEASAEAARKAELGQVLEAEAAAAALVPDTAAGARTAVAEAEAEGAGEPAEPVFPVVGDERAAAFFDLDNTVMQGAAIFHMGRGLYKRKFFQTRDLTRFAWQQAWFRLAGIEDASHMEDARESALSIVKGHRVAELMAIGEEIYDEYMADRIWPGTRALAQAHLDAGQRVWLVTAAPVETATIIARRLGLTGALGTVAESVDGIYTGKLVGEPLHGPAKAEAVRALALAQDLDLSRCAAYSDSHNDIPMLSLVGHPYAINPDAKLRKHARARDWRLRDYRTGRKAAKVGIPAAAGVGAVAGGTAAAIALHRRRFTR; encoded by the coding sequence ATGGCCGCTCTCGGATGGCTCACTTCCCGTAGGCGCTCCGCCACGGCACTCAGCGTGCTGGCAGGAGAAGCCTCGGCCGAGGCCGCGCGCAAGGCGGAGCTCGGCCAGGTACTCGAAGCCGAGGCCGCGGCCGCGGCGCTCGTGCCCGACACCGCCGCCGGCGCACGGACCGCTGTCGCCGAGGCCGAGGCCGAAGGCGCCGGTGAACCGGCGGAACCGGTCTTCCCCGTCGTCGGCGACGAGCGGGCCGCCGCCTTCTTCGACCTCGACAACACCGTGATGCAGGGCGCCGCGATCTTCCACATGGGCCGCGGCCTCTACAAGCGCAAGTTCTTCCAGACCCGTGACCTGACCCGGTTCGCCTGGCAGCAGGCCTGGTTCCGGCTCGCGGGCATCGAGGACGCCTCGCACATGGAGGACGCGCGCGAATCGGCGCTGTCCATCGTCAAGGGTCACCGGGTCGCCGAACTCATGGCCATCGGCGAGGAGATCTACGACGAGTACATGGCCGACCGGATCTGGCCCGGCACCCGCGCCCTCGCCCAGGCCCACCTCGACGCGGGCCAGCGGGTGTGGCTGGTGACGGCCGCCCCGGTGGAGACGGCCACGATCATCGCCCGCCGCCTCGGCCTGACCGGCGCGCTCGGCACGGTCGCCGAGTCCGTCGACGGCATCTACACCGGCAAGCTGGTCGGCGAACCCCTGCACGGACCCGCCAAGGCGGAGGCGGTACGCGCCCTCGCGCTCGCCCAGGACCTCGACCTGTCCCGCTGCGCCGCGTACAGCGACTCGCACAACGACATCCCGATGCTCTCGCTGGTCGGCCACCCCTACGCGATCAACCCGGACGCCAAGCTGCGCAAGCACGCCCGCGCACGCGACTGGCGCCTGCGCGACTACCGCACCGGCCGCAAGGCGGCCAAGGTCGGCATCCCGGCCGCGGCCGGAGTCGGCGCGGTGGCGGGCGGTACGGCGGCGGCGATCGCCCTGCACCGGCGGCGGTTCACGCGTTGA
- a CDS encoding glutaredoxin family protein, whose translation MADMSPLFRRTEKKRPEDRVVTLVRKPGCHLCDDAQEVIEAVCGELGSRWEQKDITEDEELYRKYWEQIPVVLVDGAQHDFWRVNPDRLRRALTS comes from the coding sequence ATGGCGGATATGAGTCCCTTGTTTCGTCGTACGGAGAAGAAGCGGCCCGAGGACCGGGTCGTGACGCTCGTGCGCAAGCCCGGCTGTCATCTGTGCGACGACGCGCAGGAGGTGATCGAGGCGGTCTGCGGCGAGCTGGGCAGCCGCTGGGAACAGAAGGACATCACCGAGGACGAGGAGCTGTACCGCAAGTACTGGGAACAGATCCCGGTGGTCCTCGTGGACGGCGCGCAGCACGACTTCTGGCGGGTCAACCCGGACCGGCTGCGGCGGGCGCTCACCTCGTGA